In Flavobacterium gelatinilyticum, a genomic segment contains:
- a CDS encoding ABC transporter ATP-binding protein — MSNFKKIVPFIYPYKKYAFLNIFFNVLYALFSTLSFMALIPMIQVLFDKTKRNTTIPTYEGITHIKQYGEDYLSYYITTTTDSHNTGFTLAVMVSVIISIFLLKNLADYLAMFFITFLRNGVLRDMRNAMYKKTLELPLAFYSEKRKGDVISRISADVNEVQTSFLAILELIVKEPLTIVFTIIAMLIISAKLTLFVFIFIPVSGYLISIIGKQLKKQSTKAQQEQGTFLSTIEETIGGLKVVKGYNAEKYFNGIFQNSTDRFFSLSNSIGNRQNLASPASEFMGITVIAVLLWYGGQMVLIDKTLDGAAFIAYMGLAYNILTPAKAISKASYGVKRGNAAAERVLEILDQENTIVSKEKAVEKTTFDNNIAVQNINFKYEDETVLKDFSLQIQKGQTVALVGQSGSGKSTIANLLTRFYDVNDGSISIDGINIKDMDLHSLRSLMGLVTQDSILFNDTIKANISLGKLDATDDEIIEALKIANAYEFVKELPLGIYTNIGDSGNKLSGGQKQRLSIARAVLKNPPIMILDEATSALDTESEKFVQVALENMMQNRTSIVIAHRLSTIQKADVIVVMQKGRIVEQGTHEQLIALNGTYNKLVTMQSFES; from the coding sequence ATGAGTAATTTCAAAAAAATAGTTCCTTTTATATATCCATATAAAAAATACGCATTCCTAAACATTTTCTTTAATGTTTTGTACGCTCTTTTCAGTACACTATCCTTTATGGCATTGATCCCGATGATTCAGGTGCTGTTTGACAAAACAAAAAGAAACACCACCATTCCAACTTACGAAGGAATTACGCATATCAAACAATATGGTGAAGATTATTTAAGCTACTACATTACAACTACCACAGACAGCCACAACACAGGATTTACACTTGCGGTTATGGTAAGCGTAATTATTTCTATCTTTTTATTAAAAAACCTGGCCGATTATTTAGCGATGTTTTTTATCACTTTTCTAAGAAACGGTGTTTTAAGAGATATGCGAAATGCGATGTACAAAAAAACACTGGAACTGCCTTTGGCTTTTTATTCTGAAAAAAGAAAAGGAGATGTTATCTCCAGAATTTCTGCCGATGTCAACGAAGTTCAGACTTCTTTTCTTGCCATACTGGAACTCATTGTAAAAGAACCGCTTACAATTGTTTTTACTATTATTGCAATGCTGATTATCAGCGCCAAACTAACATTGTTCGTATTTATTTTTATTCCGGTATCGGGTTATTTAATTTCCATAATTGGAAAACAGCTTAAAAAACAATCTACAAAAGCACAGCAGGAACAAGGGACTTTTTTATCTACTATCGAAGAAACAATAGGCGGATTAAAAGTGGTAAAAGGATACAATGCTGAAAAATATTTCAATGGTATTTTCCAAAATTCTACTGATCGTTTTTTCTCTTTATCAAACAGCATTGGAAACCGTCAGAACCTGGCTTCTCCTGCAAGTGAATTTATGGGAATTACCGTAATTGCAGTATTGCTTTGGTACGGAGGACAAATGGTTTTAATTGACAAAACATTAGACGGCGCAGCCTTTATTGCTTATATGGGACTTGCTTATAACATTCTGACTCCTGCAAAGGCGATTTCTAAAGCTTCTTACGGAGTTAAAAGAGGAAATGCCGCCGCAGAACGTGTTCTTGAAATTTTAGATCAGGAAAATACGATTGTTTCAAAAGAAAAAGCAGTTGAAAAAACTACTTTTGACAACAATATAGCTGTTCAGAATATTAATTTTAAATATGAAGACGAAACGGTTTTAAAAGATTTTTCTCTTCAAATTCAAAAAGGACAGACTGTTGCTCTTGTTGGACAATCAGGAAGCGGTAAAAGTACAATTGCCAACTTACTTACCCGTTTCTACGATGTTAATGACGGCTCGATTTCTATTGACGGCATTAATATTAAAGATATGGATCTTCATTCGCTTCGCAGTTTGATGGGACTGGTAACTCAGGACAGTATTTTATTTAACGACACTATTAAAGCCAATATTTCTTTAGGAAAATTAGACGCAACAGATGACGAGATTATCGAGGCGCTTAAAATTGCCAATGCGTATGAGTTTGTAAAAGAACTGCCTCTTGGAATTTACACTAACATTGGCGACAGTGGAAACAAACTTTCGGGAGGACAGAAACAACGTTTATCAATTGCCCGCGCTGTACTAAAAAATCCGCCGATTATGATTCTGGATGAAGCAACATCTGCATTGGATACCGAAAGCGAAAAATTCGTTCAGGTGGCGCTTGAAAACATGATGCAGAACAGAACTTCGATCGTAATTGCACACCGACTTTCGACTATTCAAAAAGCAGATGTGATTGTTGTAATGCAAAAAGGACGAATCGTTGAGCAGGGAACTCACGAACAGTTAATTGCGCTAAACGGCACTTATAATAAACTGGTAACCATGCAGTCTTTCGAATCGTAA
- a CDS encoding phospho-sugar mutase, whose product MNIAPNILDAVNEWLTPTFDQETQAAVKELMTTSPKELEESFYKNLEFGTGGMRGVMGIGNNRINKYTLGKNTQGLSDYLHKVFPNEPLKVVIAYDCRHNSNTLAKVVADVFSANGIQVYLFSDLRPTPELSFALKYLGCQCGIVLTASHNPPEYNGYKVYWQDGGQIVPPQDGEIIKVIENLGYDKIKFNANESLIQYIDTEIDKAFVKSSIENASFNTPAEAKDNLHIVFTSLHGTSIKSIPDTLSQAGYKNVHIVPEQAVPDGNFPTVKSPNPEEPEALTMALALADKTNSDIVVGTDPDCDRLGVAVRNNDGKMILLNGNQTMVLMTSFLLKQWKKAGKLNGKQFVGSTIVSTPMMMELASSYGVECKVGLTGFKWIAKMIVDFPELQFIGGGEESFGFMVGDAVRDKDAVAATLLICEVAAQAKAAGSSVYKELLQLYVENGFYKEYLVSLTKKGMEGLEEINQMMIDLRQNPLKEINGQRVVMVEDYQSSTALNLLTNEESSMDIPKSNVLIYYTEDGSKICARPSGTEPKIKFYISVNAEIESVSDFDEAESFLDQKIQNIISDMKLN is encoded by the coding sequence ATGAATATAGCTCCTAATATATTAGATGCAGTCAACGAATGGCTGACACCTACATTTGACCAGGAAACACAAGCCGCAGTTAAAGAATTAATGACTACTTCGCCAAAAGAACTTGAAGAAAGTTTCTATAAAAACCTTGAGTTTGGAACTGGAGGCATGCGTGGTGTTATGGGAATTGGAAATAACAGAATCAACAAATATACGCTTGGAAAAAACACACAGGGATTATCTGATTATCTTCACAAAGTTTTTCCAAACGAGCCTTTAAAAGTAGTCATTGCTTACGACTGCCGTCACAACAGTAATACTCTGGCAAAAGTGGTAGCTGATGTATTTTCGGCAAACGGAATCCAGGTTTATTTATTCTCAGACTTACGACCTACTCCGGAATTATCTTTTGCTCTTAAATATTTAGGCTGCCAGTGCGGTATCGTTCTTACGGCTTCACACAATCCGCCGGAATACAACGGATATAAAGTTTACTGGCAGGATGGCGGACAAATCGTTCCTCCTCAGGACGGCGAAATCATTAAAGTAATCGAAAATCTGGGTTACGATAAAATCAAATTTAATGCAAACGAAAGCCTGATTCAGTATATTGATACCGAAATCGACAAAGCGTTTGTAAAATCATCTATCGAAAACGCAAGTTTTAATACTCCGGCAGAAGCCAAAGACAACCTTCATATTGTTTTTACTTCACTGCACGGAACTTCTATAAAATCTATTCCGGACACTTTATCGCAGGCCGGTTACAAAAACGTTCACATTGTGCCTGAACAGGCTGTTCCGGACGGGAATTTCCCAACTGTAAAATCACCTAACCCTGAAGAACCTGAGGCTTTAACAATGGCTCTGGCTCTGGCTGACAAAACCAATTCAGACATTGTTGTGGGTACAGATCCTGACTGTGACCGCTTAGGTGTTGCTGTTCGTAACAACGACGGTAAAATGATTTTACTGAACGGAAACCAGACAATGGTTCTAATGACTTCTTTCTTATTGAAACAATGGAAAAAAGCAGGTAAACTTAACGGTAAACAATTCGTGGGTTCTACAATCGTTTCAACCCCTATGATGATGGAACTAGCATCAAGCTATGGTGTTGAATGCAAAGTAGGATTAACCGGATTTAAATGGATTGCCAAAATGATCGTAGATTTCCCGGAACTTCAATTTATTGGCGGCGGTGAAGAAAGCTTTGGTTTTATGGTTGGCGATGCAGTAAGAGACAAAGATGCGGTTGCTGCTACTTTATTAATATGCGAGGTGGCTGCACAGGCAAAAGCTGCAGGAAGCTCTGTTTACAAAGAACTTTTACAATTATATGTTGAAAACGGTTTCTACAAAGAATACCTGGTTTCTTTAACTAAAAAAGGAATGGAAGGTTTAGAGGAAATCAACCAGATGATGATAGATTTACGCCAAAATCCCCTAAAAGAAATCAATGGGCAGCGTGTGGTTATGGTCGAGGATTACCAGTCTTCGACTGCATTGAATTTATTGACTAATGAAGAATCTTCTATGGATATTCCAAAATCAAACGTATTGATTTATTATACAGAAGACGGTTCTAAAATCTGTGCAAGACCTAGCGGAACAGAACCTAAGATTAAATTCTACATCAGCGTAAATGCCGAAATCGAATCGGTTTCAGATTTTGATGAAGCTGAAAGTTTCTTAGATCAGAAAATCCAGAATATTATTTCTGACATGAAGTTGAACTAA
- a CDS encoding glycosyltransferase family 2 protein — MNLSILIPLLNEEESLKELYAWIIKVMQSNNYSYEIIFVDDGSTDDSWQIIEGFSNENPNVKGIRFMKNFGKSQALHAGFAKAKGDVIITMDADLQDSPDEIPELYEMIINQKFDLVSGWKKKRYDSVVAKNLPSKLFNWAARKTSGVELNDFNCGLKAYKNVVVKNIEVSGEMHRYIPVLAKNAGFAKIGEKVVIHQARKYGETKFGMERFINGFLDLITIWFLSRFGKRPMHLFGAMGSLMFIIGFLSAGYIGVSKLFHMYNGMKYSLVTNNPWFYIALTTMILGTQLFLAGFLGEIILRTKNNEERYKVSREVNF; from the coding sequence ATGAATCTATCTATACTAATACCGCTTCTAAACGAGGAGGAATCACTAAAAGAACTCTATGCATGGATTATTAAAGTGATGCAGTCTAACAATTATTCTTATGAAATCATTTTTGTAGATGATGGAAGTACAGATGATTCGTGGCAGATTATCGAAGGTTTTTCAAACGAAAACCCAAATGTGAAAGGTATTCGCTTCATGAAAAACTTCGGAAAATCGCAGGCTTTACATGCCGGGTTTGCAAAGGCAAAAGGTGATGTTATTATTACTATGGATGCCGATTTACAGGACAGTCCGGATGAAATTCCTGAATTGTATGAAATGATTATCAATCAGAAATTTGATTTGGTTTCCGGCTGGAAAAAGAAACGTTACGACTCTGTTGTGGCAAAAAACCTGCCTTCAAAATTATTTAACTGGGCGGCCAGAAAAACTTCGGGCGTTGAATTAAACGATTTTAACTGTGGTTTAAAAGCTTACAAAAATGTCGTTGTAAAAAATATCGAAGTTTCGGGCGAGATGCACCGATACATTCCTGTTCTGGCCAAAAATGCAGGATTTGCAAAAATTGGCGAAAAAGTGGTTATTCACCAGGCCAGAAAATACGGAGAAACCAAGTTTGGAATGGAACGTTTTATAAACGGATTCCTTGATTTAATTACAATCTGGTTTTTATCAAGATTCGGAAAAAGACCTATGCACTTATTTGGAGCCATGGGATCTCTTATGTTCATTATCGGATTTTTATCTGCCGGATACATTGGGGTTTCAAAATTATTCCACATGTACAACGGAATGAAATACAGCCTGGTAACCAATAATCCCTGGTTTTATATTGCCTTAACTACCATGATTCTGGGAACGCAGCTGTTTCTGGCAGGTTTCTTAGGTGAAATTATTTTAAGAACCAAAAACAACGAAGAAAGATACAAAGTTTCACGCGAGGTTAACTTTTAA
- a CDS encoding DUF4199 domain-containing protein, with protein sequence MINEVIKKNGINYGVMIGVASALVTATIYAVDLNLFTAWWMGLLGIAISITISILLLSKTKRELKGVFTFKEAFTTYFIAAVVGILISTFFNILLFNVIDPAAKDTLSEIMIKYTVGMMQKFGTPAAAINETIAKMKLTNPYSTLELLKGSVFAMVISAILGLIFAAIFKSKTIQE encoded by the coding sequence ATGATTAATGAAGTTATAAAAAAGAACGGTATTAACTATGGTGTAATGATTGGTGTTGCATCTGCTTTAGTGACTGCAACTATTTATGCTGTTGATTTAAATTTGTTCACCGCATGGTGGATGGGTTTACTGGGAATAGCTATAAGTATTACAATCAGCATTCTTTTACTTTCTAAAACAAAGAGAGAATTAAAAGGTGTTTTTACTTTTAAAGAAGCTTTTACCACTTATTTTATAGCTGCAGTAGTTGGTATTTTAATTTCTACTTTTTTTAATATTCTCTTATTTAACGTTATTGACCCTGCTGCAAAAGACACCTTAAGCGAAATCATGATTAAATATACAGTTGGCATGATGCAGAAATTTGGAACTCCGGCAGCGGCCATCAATGAAACTATCGCAAAAATGAAACTTACAAATCCGTATTCTACTCTGGAATTATTAAAAGGATCAGTTTTTGCTATGGTAATCAGCGCCATTTTGGGATTAATTTTCGCAGCAATTTTTAAAAGCAAAACTATTCAAGAATAA
- a CDS encoding type B 50S ribosomal protein L31 has translation MKKGIHPENYRLVAFKDMSNDDVFITKSTADTKETIEVDGVEYPVVKMEISRTSHPFYTGKSKLIDTAGRIDKFKTKYAKHAKK, from the coding sequence ATGAAAAAAGGAATTCACCCAGAAAATTACAGATTAGTTGCATTTAAAGACATGTCTAATGATGACGTTTTTATCACTAAATCTACAGCAGATACAAAAGAAACAATTGAAGTTGACGGAGTTGAGTATCCAGTTGTAAAAATGGAGATTTCCAGAACATCTCACCCATTTTATACTGGTAAATCTAAACTTATCGATACTGCAGGACGTATTGATAAATTCAAAACTAAATACGCAAAACACGCTAAAAAATAA
- a CDS encoding GlmU family protein codes for MNYILFDGPVRNALLPFTFTRPVADILIGIMTIRQKWEARLGSTITTITEDYLSAKFPMVEMEENIMINAAYLPNDMLAELVSDLKPNQAVFKGDDVIAFFSSENQEEVDFDSYEIIQYNEESITVEHTWDIFSKNDAAIRADFAFLTEDRKSQPIPKSVNVIAPENVFIEEGAKLEFVTLNASTGPIYIGKNTEIMEGTVIRGPFALCENAMVKMSAKVYGATTVGPGSRIGGEVKNSVLFANSNKGHEGFLGDSVLGEWCNIGADSNNSNLKNNYEEVKLWSYETEGFAKTGLQFCGLMMGDHSKCGINTMFNTGTVVGVSANIFGSGFPRNFVPSFSWGGAAGFTTYVTKKAFETARLVMSRRNIDFDEVESSILEHIFEETKKWRKD; via the coding sequence ATGAATTACATTCTTTTTGACGGTCCCGTCCGGAATGCGCTATTACCTTTTACCTTTACACGCCCCGTTGCCGATATTTTAATCGGAATTATGACGATTCGTCAAAAATGGGAAGCCCGTTTAGGTTCGACAATAACAACAATTACTGAGGATTATCTTTCTGCCAAATTCCCGATGGTAGAAATGGAAGAAAATATCATGATAAATGCCGCGTATTTACCAAATGATATGCTTGCAGAACTGGTTTCGGATTTAAAACCAAATCAGGCTGTTTTTAAAGGAGACGATGTAATTGCTTTTTTCTCATCTGAAAATCAGGAAGAAGTTGATTTTGATTCGTATGAAATCATTCAATATAACGAGGAGAGCATTACGGTTGAACATACCTGGGATATTTTTTCTAAAAATGATGCCGCTATCCGTGCTGATTTTGCTTTTTTGACAGAAGACAGAAAATCGCAGCCAATCCCGAAAAGTGTAAACGTTATTGCGCCTGAAAATGTATTTATCGAAGAAGGGGCTAAATTGGAATTTGTAACTTTAAATGCGTCAACCGGACCTATATATATAGGTAAGAATACCGAAATTATGGAAGGAACTGTTATTCGCGGTCCTTTTGCATTATGCGAAAACGCCATGGTAAAAATGTCGGCTAAAGTCTACGGTGCTACAACTGTTGGGCCTGGATCCAGAATAGGAGGAGAGGTTAAAAATTCAGTTCTTTTTGCTAATTCAAATAAAGGACATGAAGGGTTTTTGGGTGATTCTGTTTTAGGTGAATGGTGTAATATTGGTGCAGATTCTAATAATTCAAACCTGAAGAATAACTACGAAGAAGTAAAATTATGGAGTTATGAAACAGAAGGTTTTGCAAAAACAGGACTTCAGTTTTGCGGCTTAATGATGGGAGATCACAGTAAATGCGGGATTAATACGATGTTTAATACCGGAACTGTGGTTGGGGTAAGTGCCAATATTTTCGGGTCTGGTTTTCCGCGTAATTTTGTTCCGAGTTTCTCCTGGGGCGGTGCAGCGGGATTTACGACTTATGTAACCAAAAAAGCTTTTGAAACGGCAAGACTTGTTATGAGCCGAAGAAATATTGATTTTGACGAAGTCGAATCTTCAATCTTAGAACACATTTTTGAAGAAACTAAAAAATGGAGAAAGGATTAA
- a CDS encoding PepSY-like domain-containing protein: MKKVILSSLIALSILLTTASCSSNDHESGIRNTNLPNPANEFINTYFPNIGFKNISKLKTPGLNGSVYDISLLNGFEIDFDINGNWIEIDGGNKAIPTALIPETIMTYVTENYADFQIVQIENERTKYDVGLSNGLKLVFTPEGDFVRIDHDGDNHNEVVIAPTALPEKAKTLISTYFPTASIRLAEKKNTQAANGTAYDVTLSNRFEIDFDSNGNWISIDGNNQEIPNELIPEKIDTYTKANYPDQFVTSIDNEKAYIKVELYKNIDLVFDLQGNFIRVD, from the coding sequence ATGAAAAAAGTAATCTTATCAAGCCTTATAGCTTTATCGATTCTGCTAACAACCGCTTCATGCAGCAGCAATGATCATGAATCAGGTATAAGAAATACAAATTTACCAAATCCTGCTAATGAGTTTATTAATACTTATTTTCCAAACATTGGATTTAAAAATATATCAAAACTAAAAACACCCGGTTTGAACGGATCGGTTTATGATATTTCATTACTAAATGGATTTGAAATTGATTTTGACATCAATGGAAACTGGATTGAAATAGACGGAGGAAACAAGGCAATACCAACTGCTTTAATTCCTGAAACAATTATGACCTATGTTACAGAAAACTATGCTGATTTTCAAATTGTACAAATTGAAAACGAAAGAACTAAATATGATGTAGGATTATCTAATGGCTTAAAACTTGTATTTACTCCAGAAGGTGATTTTGTGAGAATAGACCATGATGGAGACAATCACAATGAAGTTGTTATAGCTCCGACTGCTCTTCCGGAAAAAGCAAAAACATTAATTAGCACATATTTTCCAACTGCATCAATCAGGCTGGCAGAGAAGAAAAACACTCAGGCTGCAAACGGAACAGCTTATGACGTTACACTTTCAAATCGTTTCGAAATTGATTTCGACAGCAATGGAAACTGGATTAGTATAGATGGAAATAATCAGGAAATCCCAAATGAATTGATCCCGGAAAAAATTGATACCTATACAAAAGCAAACTACCCAGATCAATTTGTTACTTCTATAGACAATGAAAAAGCATACATAAAAGTAGAACTTTATAAAAATATCGATTTAGTATTTGACCTTCAGGGTAATTTTATCAGAGTTGACTAA
- a CDS encoding PepSY-like domain-containing protein, producing MKAKLNLTACLLLGLTCGYWANAQKTVIAKTKLPVAAQTFLKTHFSGQEPVSIIEDKETFSKDYKVQFANTTKVEFDGKGNWEEVDGNHNSIPSSIIPKNILSYIKTNYPKIPITKIDKGRWGYKVDLSNELELEFNSKGNFLRIDN from the coding sequence ATGAAAGCTAAATTAAACCTCACTGCCTGCCTTCTTTTAGGATTAACCTGCGGATATTGGGCTAATGCGCAAAAAACAGTAATCGCAAAAACGAAACTGCCCGTTGCCGCACAGACTTTTTTAAAGACTCATTTTTCCGGTCAGGAACCTGTTTCGATTATCGAAGACAAAGAAACATTCTCTAAAGATTATAAAGTTCAATTTGCCAATACTACCAAAGTAGAATTTGACGGAAAAGGAAATTGGGAAGAAGTGGACGGCAATCACAATTCGATTCCTTCAAGCATAATTCCAAAAAACATTTTGTCGTATATAAAAACAAATTATCCTAAAATTCCGATTACCAAGATCGACAAAGGAAGATGGGGCTACAAAGTAGATTTAAGCAACGAGCTGGAACTGGAATTTAACTCGAAAGGAAATTTTTTACGAATCGATAATTAA